The genomic region GTGGTATTTCCCATTGCCCTGTCGCTCTCGCAGACCCTAGGGGTCAGCTTTTTGCCCTTTGCGGTGGCTATCATGATCGCGGCATCGGCCAGCTTTAGCACCCCCATTGGCTATCAAACCAACCTGATGGTCTACGGCCCCGGCGGCTACAAATTCACCGACTTCATGCGGGTAGGCATTCCCTTCAACGTGCTGTTTTGGGGGATGACAGTGTTGATTGCACCAAGGGTATTTCCATTTTAGGGCGTAAAAAACGGAGCGTTGGTGGTCTAGATAGACGGTAGGTGGTAGCCCCGCCGTTGATGGGATGCCGCGTAACCTACCATATCCCTTGTCTATGGGGAGGTTACGCTACTGCCTAAGAGATGGGGCACAATTTTTATTGTGAAAAAATTATCCATACCACAGCGATGTCATGATCGCATAAAAAATAGTTGCTAACTTTGGTTAAAATCATCCTTATATGTGTAATTACTGCAAAAAAATGGAGTTTTTAACAATTCGCAATAATTAATGCGTTCAAAATAAGTGATCGTCGCATGGCTCCTCTCAAGTCAATTTCCTACAGTATAAGTATCAGAAAAAAAGGCATCGCAGTTGATTCAGTGAAGGACTTGAGCTTAAAAATGGAGCGTATCTTATCTATTAAGTTCTCTCAAAAACTAGCTTCCATGGCCTTCACCACATCGCCCAAAGAAGCTAAAGCGATACCCTCTAGCTACACCTCAATCCTTGAGATATAGCGCTAAATTTTCTGATATTTTCGTCCCTAGTTCACTACAACCTTTTTAGGAGACGCACCATGCTGTCTACATCTTTCCGCAATACCCTAATCGCTTCCACTCTGTTAGTTGGCGCTTCTCTAATGGTTGGCCCCGCTGCCATGGCCGCTGATGATCCAGACCCTGCTACTAATAGTGGGGATTCAGAGGTGTCTGCTACTGTAGAACTAATCAACCGAGTTACTTTCGGGCCAGCAGCAACAACGGTCGTTAAGCCTGTCACTGCATTAACTGATGTTGCCTTTCCACTAGGAACAGTGACGATTCGCAACAACAACCCTGACGGATGGGATCTGAATGTTGCATCAACAAATGAAGGTTTGTTGAAATTTGGCAGCCACACGCTATCCTACTCAGCCATTACTCTGGCAAATACAGATGATATTACTGAGACTTCTGTCAACCCTATTACCGGAGGGCTTCTAGCCACTGGTGTCTTTAGTGCAAGAGTTGCTGGTGGTACAGAGGCAATTAACGTTTCGGCCTTGCTCGCTGTTCCGGCAGATGTTGCGGCAGGCGAGTACACCGACACCCTCACCTTTACCCTGACCTCTAAGTAATCGTTGGAGACTTGGTGTGTATGACCAGGGTTCGTCCTAGCTAATCTAATGCATGGTGCGGGGATAGGTTATCTCCGCATCATGGCACTGAGAAGGAGGTGGGAGATGGTGGGTTGTGGGTTATTTTTGGGCTATCGGTGGCAGATTTCTAAAGGGTTATTGGCTCTAGGGTTACTGGGGTTGGGTGTCCCTGCTCCAGCCGTTGCGGTGGCGCTAGAACCCACGGTGGACTATACCTCGCCGTCTTCGTTTACGATAAACCCCACCAGTGGCAACCCCAATCAAGATTTTGGCGTGGTTCGGGTGCAGTCGGATAGTGCAACGGGCTGGGTGTTGCGGGTGCGGTCGTTGCGGGGCGGGGTGCTCAAGCATGAGTCTCACCCAGCCACGGTGCCCTATAGCCTAACGGTGGATGGCATCCAAGTGGGTAGTTTGGTCGGGGGCAATGCGGTCACGGTGATGACCACCACGAGCCTCACCTGTGCCGCGCCGACGGGTTGCACCTTTCCAGTGCGGGCCACCATTATGTCGGGAGAGGCGCAGGGCAAACCGTCCGGATCCTATACCGATACCTTGACCTTTACTTTGGTAGAGCAGTGAGGTATCCCTGTCGGTTCTCACTCTAAATTCCTTCCCCGGTGGGAGAGGGGCTGGGGGGAGGACTCTGAGGACGCCGAGCGTAACCGATCTAAACCGTTTTCTGATTGGATTGTTTTGGTAAATGCCGGGAGGCTGCGATGAAATCTCTACCCTATGTTGGCCTATCCTGTTTGGGTGGTATTGCCTCGGCATTGGTGGGGGCTGGGGTGTTGATGGCAGCTCCGGCCTGGGCGGATGCCAGCTACCAGCTAACGCCCTCCCGTCTAGTGTTAGAGCCCGTGGGGGGGCGGTCGGCAGGGTCGTTTCAAGTTCGCAGTATGGGGGATGAACCCGTAGCCATTGAGGTGCGGGTGACGGATCGCCAAATGGATCTTCAGGGTAACGAAACCCAGAACGACGCTGAGGACGATTTTGTGGTGTATCCGCCGCAGATTTTGTTGCAACCCGGACAGGTGCAAACCGTGCGAGTCACCTGGTTGGGTGATCCCAACGTGGAGGTGGAACAAGCCTTTCGGCTGATTACTGAGCAACTGCCCATCGACCTCGGCGGGCCAGAGGAAACCCCCACCGGAGTGACCGTTCGTATCAATGCCCTCTATCGCTATGTGGCGGCGCTGTATGTCACTCCCCCAGGAGCCAGACCCAACGTGGTAATTAGCCAAGCCAGCCACCAACGCATTGATGGCGAAGATAAGCTGCTGCTGGAATTTAACAACCAAGGCACCGCCCACCAACTGCTGTCGGGGCTAACCCTTACCCTTGCTCCCGTTAGCCAACCGGGAGCCAGCCTTACCCTCTCGCCCGACCAACTGACCGGAATCAACGGCGAGAACGTGTTGGCCCAACACCAGCGCCAGTTTGTGATGCCCTGGCCCGAAGGCTTGCCCATCGGCCCCGTCACCGCCAGCTTTGAACTCCGTTAGGTTGGCCCAAGGCATTTGATCGGGTGTTGGCCCCAGATATTGGAGCCTCTTGCCATAATTGGCTTAGTTTTTCTGCCTGGGGCATGATTTTCAGGCTTGGTTGAGGTGATGGCTTACCGATGGGTTGCAATGGTCATGCTATTAGCGCTGGGTTATCCAGGGCCAGCCGCCGCGACCCCTGGCCCTCACCTAATATCCCCCTCAACACCCGCACCACACCCCCTCCCCGATCCTCAAGCTCCTGAACCCCTGCCCACCGAAACCCAGGATTTAGAAAATCCAGCCACCCCTCACCACGAAAATCCGGGGTCGGAGGACGAGTTATTCGAGCAAATCTTTGGCCGACCGCGCCCCCAGGATCAAACCATCCCCGTGCCCTTTTTTATTAACGATCAGCGGCGGGGGCAGGCCCTGGTGGTCATTACTGGCGGACGGGCCAGCCTGGTGCAGGCAGCTCCGGTGTTGGATCAAACCCGCGACCTGTTGCAGCCAGACATTCAAGCCCAGCTAGAGGCCCTGGTGGATGGGGCAGGGTTTTTGAGCCTTGAATTGCTTCAGCAGGGGGGGATTCCTACAATTTTTGACCAGGGCCAACTGGCGCTGTATCTGACGGTGCCCCCCGCCCTGCGGCGCACCAATGTGGTGGACGCCCTAGGGGTGCCCCCGGAGGCGGCCAATGCCCTGCCCATTAGCCGAGTGAGTGGCTATGTGAATGTGTTGGGCGGCAACGATATTGTTTGGGCGGGGCAAGGCCCCACGGGACGGCAACCCCTGCGGCTAGCCTTCGATGGGGCGCTGAATGTATCGGGCTGGGTGCTGGAGGGACGGGCCGATGTGCTAGAGGGCGGCAGTCCTGGTTTTCAGCGGGGGGATGTGCGGCTGGTGCGGGACGATACCGCCAACGCCCTGCGCTACATTGCAGGCGACATCACCATTCCGGTGAGTGGAGCGTTTCAATCGCTGGTGCCCTTGGGCGGCATTTCGGTGTCGCGCAACTTTAGCTTGCAGCCCTACCGCATCACCCGGCCCACCGGAGAATTTACCTTTTTCCTAGAGCGTCCCTCCCAGGTGGAAATTTATATCAACGGTGTGCGGGTGCAGCAGCTTCGGCTAGAGGCTGGCCCCCAGGATATCCGCAGTCTGTCCTTGGCAACGGGGTCTAACGATATTCAACTGATCATCACCAACGACCTCGGCCAGGTGCAGCGGCTCGACTTCCGCACCGCCCTGGCCGGAAACCTACTGGCTCCGGGGCTACAGCAGTTTTCCTACAACCTGGGCTTTCCATCGGGGTCATTTCTAGGGCAGCGCCAATACGACTGGAGCCAACCTCAACTGGCCTTGGCCCACCGCTGGGGAGCCACCAGCACCCTCACCCTCGGCGGCTACCTCCAGGCCACGCCCTCCTTTCAAATGGTGGAGGCCGACGGTATTTGGGCTTCATCGCTGGGTAATTTGGGTTGGGATGTGGCCCTTAGCCATCGGGGAGAGGTGGGGCTGGGCATGGCGGCGCGGGTACAGTATGAGCGACCGATCAAGGCCCAGGATGTGGCCCAGCGCTCGCTGCGGATGACGGCGGAATATCGCGATGATCGCTTCACGACCCTCACCAGCCCCAACCCTAGCCAAGATTGGTTGCAGATCTCCGCCGCCTACAGCCAACGCCTCTTTGACAGCGCCAGCCTCAACCTGGGCGGCAGCTACAGCTTGGGCCGCACGGTGCCCAATACCTACAGTCTCAACCTGGGGCTATCCCAAAGCTTTAGCAATGGCCTCAGTGGTAGTGTCAACGCCAACTATCGCCGCACTCCCCAAAACCAGGATGAAATACGGGTCTTTGCGGGTTTGTCTTGGCTGTTGCCAGCCCAGCGGCAATCCCTAGCGGTCAATACTAGCCTCAACAACACCAGCCGCGCCACGAATCAACTACAGTGGCGGCGCAGCCCCGATCAGCCCCTGATGGCCACGGGCTGGGCGCTTAACCTTAACCAAAACGGCGATCAATACGGTGTGCTAGGGGAAATGAGCTACACCGACTACCGCTTTGATATCAAGCTTGGCCAAGCCTGGGATAGTACCTTTAATCCCTCAGCGGCCACGATTTCATCCGCCACCACCCACGCCACCCGGATCACCTTTGGCACCGCCCTGGTGTTTGCCGATGGCCGCTTTGGCTGGTCACGCCCGGTGACGAATAGCTTTGTCCTGGTGGTGCCGCGCGAACGGTGGCGGGGGCAGCGTATTGGCGTTAATCCCTCCAGCAATGGCTATGGGGCCGTGGTGAATGCCTTTGGCCCAGCGGTAATTCCCGACCTCCAGCCCTACTATGTGTCTCGTCTGCGGCTGGAGGCCCTAGAAGCGCCCCTCGGCTACGACCTTGGCCCCAGCGAATGGGTGGTGTGGCCCAGCTACCGCAGCGGCACGCTGATTTTGGCAGGCACCGAGGCCGCCGTCTTTGGGCGCGGCGTTTTAGTGGATGGCAACGGCGAACCCCTAGGGCTTCAAGGCGGCGAGGTGATCTCCCTCTCAGACCCAAACTGGCCTGCCCAAGGATTTTTTACCAATCGATTAGGGCGGTTTGCGCTGATGGGTCTCAGCCCTGGCCGCTACGAAATTCGCCTGCGCGACCGTGCCCCCATCGAGTTTGAAATTCTGGCTGACCAATCGGGCTTAGTGGATCTGGGTACCTTGGCCGTCCCCGCTGCCCCATAGGGCGAATCTGGCCCCAGGCCAGGATAGGGCGGTAGTCTACCGTCAGGGCCCAACGGATCCTCTACAGCCCTAGCAGCCCCAGGGGGTTACTCCCGCTTTTCCTTCAGCCCTAGCTGTACGACCAAAGTCACCACGGCAATCATGGATAACAACAGCGAAGCCCCAAAGGCGGCCACGGTGTCAAACTCGCCATAGACCCGCTGCACATGGAGCGTGAGGGTATTGGTCTGGCGAATTACTTTGCCCGATACAACAGAAATAGCCCCGAACTCCCCAATCGCCCGAGCGGTACACAGAATGATTCCGTACATGATGGCCCAGCGAATATTGGGCA from Leptolyngbya sp. BL0902 harbors:
- a CDS encoding molecular chaperone, which gives rise to MKSLPYVGLSCLGGIASALVGAGVLMAAPAWADASYQLTPSRLVLEPVGGRSAGSFQVRSMGDEPVAIEVRVTDRQMDLQGNETQNDAEDDFVVYPPQILLQPGQVQTVRVTWLGDPNVEVEQAFRLITEQLPIDLGGPEETPTGVTVRINALYRYVAALYVTPPGARPNVVISQASHQRIDGEDKLLLEFNNQGTAHQLLSGLTLTLAPVSQPGASLTLSPDQLTGINGENVLAQHQRQFVMPWPEGLPIGPVTASFELR
- a CDS encoding fimbria/pilus outer membrane usher protein — encoded protein: MVMLLALGYPGPAAATPGPHLISPSTPAPHPLPDPQAPEPLPTETQDLENPATPHHENPGSEDELFEQIFGRPRPQDQTIPVPFFINDQRRGQALVVITGGRASLVQAAPVLDQTRDLLQPDIQAQLEALVDGAGFLSLELLQQGGIPTIFDQGQLALYLTVPPALRRTNVVDALGVPPEAANALPISRVSGYVNVLGGNDIVWAGQGPTGRQPLRLAFDGALNVSGWVLEGRADVLEGGSPGFQRGDVRLVRDDTANALRYIAGDITIPVSGAFQSLVPLGGISVSRNFSLQPYRITRPTGEFTFFLERPSQVEIYINGVRVQQLRLEAGPQDIRSLSLATGSNDIQLIITNDLGQVQRLDFRTALAGNLLAPGLQQFSYNLGFPSGSFLGQRQYDWSQPQLALAHRWGATSTLTLGGYLQATPSFQMVEADGIWASSLGNLGWDVALSHRGEVGLGMAARVQYERPIKAQDVAQRSLRMTAEYRDDRFTTLTSPNPSQDWLQISAAYSQRLFDSASLNLGGSYSLGRTVPNTYSLNLGLSQSFSNGLSGSVNANYRRTPQNQDEIRVFAGLSWLLPAQRQSLAVNTSLNNTSRATNQLQWRRSPDQPLMATGWALNLNQNGDQYGVLGEMSYTDYRFDIKLGQAWDSTFNPSAATISSATTHATRITFGTALVFADGRFGWSRPVTNSFVLVVPRERWRGQRIGVNPSSNGYGAVVNAFGPAVIPDLQPYYVSRLRLEALEAPLGYDLGPSEWVVWPSYRSGTLILAGTEAAVFGRGVLVDGNGEPLGLQGGEVISLSDPNWPAQGFFTNRLGRFALMGLSPGRYEIRLRDRAPIEFEILADQSGLVDLGTLAVPAAP